GATGCCGAAATCCTCCGTGCCCGGAAACAACAGGGCCCGGCATCGCGACAGGTGGTCGCGCAGCACGTTGAAGGGCTGATGGCCGAGAAACTTAACGGTCGGCCCGGCGATCGACTTCAGGTAAGGGAGCTGTTCACCCTCGCCGATCACCACCAGTTTCCGGCCGGCCTCGGTGCAGGCGCGCACGGCGATATCCGGCCGCTTGTAGGTGGTCAGTTGTCCCGCATAGAGGTAGAATTCACCTTTCCCCTTGCCCACGGCAAAATCCTCGGTCGCAACCGGCGGATGGATGACGACGGAGTCCCGGTCGTAGAACCGGCGGATGCGGCTTGCGACATATTCGGAGTTGGCGACGAACACATCGACGCGTGAGGACGTCGTCACGTCCCAGGCGCGCAGCATGGGCGCAGTAATCGACATCAGGGCACGTCCCACCCAGGGCAGGCCATGGCGATAGACATGGAACTGATCCCAGATATAGCGCATCGGCGAATGGCAGTAGCAGACATGCAGAGCGTCGGCGCGTGTGATGATGCCTTTGGCGGGGCCGGATTCGCTCGACAGAACCAGGTCGTAATCCTGCAGATCGAACTGCTCGAGCGCAAAGGGCATCAGTGGCAGCATCTTGGTGTAGTGCCGCTGCGCGCCGGGGATCTTCTGCAGGAAGGACGTGCGGATGTTGCGCGTTTTCAGAAAATCGCTGATGCGATCCCGATTGCAGACGAGGGTGAAGATGTCGGCCTGCGGAAACATCCGGCACAGCTCTTCCAGAACTTTCTCGCCGCCGCGCATCGAAACGAGCCAGTAATGCACGATGGCAACACGAGGTTGCCCGCTCTCTTTTGAGGTTCCGGCCTCGGTGACGCGTCTTTTCGCCATGACGGGCGCATCGGTCAGAAATGCCCTCGCGTCGGGGAGAGAGGTCGCTGCTTTAAGGGTCAACTGAATACTCCTTGTATCGCCACACCGTCTGCCGGCTCGGAAACTGCATTCGTCGAAATCAGGCTTTGGTATTCGGCAAGAAGCGCATCGCGCCATTCCTCGTGTGTCGAGGCAAGATCCGGCGACAGCCGGAAGGCCCGCTCGCTCATGGCGCGGACCTCTTGCGCGGGCATTTGACTGAATCGCGTCAAAGTCTCGGCAAAGGCGCTTTCATCGGCCGTATCGCAGGCAAGCGCCATGCCGGCTCTTTCCATTTCTTCGGCGAGAAAGGCGCTGCGCGACATGATGACCGGCAGACCGCTCCTCGCCGCTTCGATAGCGACGAGACCGAACGGTTCGGGATAGCGCGAGGGCATCAACAGCGCACGCGCCTTGCGGATGATCGGGCCGATCTCCGCATGCGACTGCCAGCCGACCGCCCTGACGTGATCTCCCGACGCTGCGACCCGCGGCATCAGCGGCCCGTCGCCGATCACGCAGAGCCTGACACCGGCTCGGCGCGTAGCGGCGACGGCGTCGTCAATGCCTTTTTCCTCGTCCAGCCGTCCGATGAACACGAACTCGTCATTGGCTTCCGCTTCGATGCGGCTGATGGAGAGTGGAGCGACGGGATTGCGGATCGTCGTCAGCCGTTCGGGCCGATAGCCGGCGCCGACGAGAAAGCTCGCCATCTTCTCATGCAGCAGGATGATCCGGCCGAATTCGGCCTGCCCCTTCAGGAGCCGGAGGATATTCGAGCCGCGGGCGACCCGCCACAATTTGTGCGAATAACTTCTCTTGTCGCAGGCCGTCGCAATGCAGCCTCCGCCAAGCGGGCGTCGCAGGCAGATTTCCTGCGCCTGATAGTCGAAGAAGGCGCCGTTGGGGCAGGCCGTGAAGAAATCATGCGCGTGAACCACACATCGTCCGGCGACCGGCGCCAGCGCCTTGAAAATCGCGGGAGACAGGATCTGATGCCAGCCATGCACATGGTAGACGGTGTTGGCGGTATCGTTTTCGGCAATCCAGTTCGCCACCATGCGGACGGCGGCGCCATTGTGAATGCCGGTGACGAATGCCTTCGCACGCTCGGCGCTGAGCAGGTCGCGGCTGTTCAGCCCGACCATCGAGACGCCGAGTGCGGCAAGCTCCGCATTGGCCGCGTCATCCCCGCTAATATAGGTCACGGGGATGTCGAGCCCGCGAAAAAGCTTGGCAGACAATACCGCCAGGCCTGTCGCGCCGCCTCTGGCCACCGAATAGTCGTCAATGACGACCACGCGATCGATCTTTGCCGTGCGGGGGCCGGGAAAGCGGCCAATGCTTGCAGTGGATCGGAGGCCCTCGGAAAGCGACGGGCGCATTACTTCACCAAAACCGCGCCGTTGGCACAGGCTTCTAGCGCCTTGCGGTTGAGAATGCGGATCTTGCCCTGCCCCCCGTCGATGATCTTGCCTTCCCGCAGGCGCCGAAGGCATTGATTGACCTTCTCGCGCGACGCCGGCAGCGTCGCGGCCAGGTCATTTTGGGAGATGATCAGTTCGTCCCCGCTGTTTACAGCGTCTTTTCCATAAACAGCCGAAAGCCGCAGCAGTGTGCTGGCCAGTCTCGACTGCAGGCTCGACGCCGCATTCGAAATGATCCGGAGTTCAAGCTCCGAAATACGCGCCAGCGCCCTGGAAAAGACCTTTTCGCGGAAGGAGGCATCGCTGGCGTACATGTCGCGCAACAGGCGACCTTCGAAGAAATGCAGCTCGCAGTTGGAGCCGGCTCGGTATTCGAGACTCAGCGTCTGCCTGCGCAGAACCTCGAGCTCGCCGATCAGGCCTGATTTCGGAATGATCTCGACAATGAATTCCCTGCCGTCGGGCAGCATCGTGCTTGCGCTGACCACCCCGGAATGCACGCGCGCGAACATATCGATCAGGACGCCGGCCCCGGCAATGACCTCGCCGCGCCGGAATCGCCGGACGCTCGACCGGCAGGAAAGAAATTCATCGTCAAGCACGATGCGGCTGCCGAGATGAATGCCGCCGCTCGCCGATATCGTCGGTTTGCCGATGCCGGCCCTGCGGTCTGATGCGTGCGTCACCCCGTCCATGCGCATAACTCCAATACTCGAATAGCGATAAGAATGCTGCACTGCATCATTTATATTACCTTAATATCCAAGTCAAATAACATCGCCGAGAGTCAACGTAAATAATGAGATTACAATTAGTTGAAAGCAAAAAAATACATCATTTGTCGCGTTAATAACCTCGATAAGATCAAATAAAGCCCATCTGATGGAAATTTGCGCTTATTAAAAAGTCTTGCCGATTAAAAAATATCATTAATCCTAATGACGATATCATAAATATAGATGTATCTGCGCGCCTTAACCACGATTTGGTAGTTTATATCCTGATTTAGAATGACAATAATTTGCCGGACGCCACGATCGG
This Rhizobium acidisoli DNA region includes the following protein-coding sequences:
- a CDS encoding glycosyltransferase family 4 protein → MRPSLSEGLRSTASIGRFPGPRTAKIDRVVVIDDYSVARGGATGLAVLSAKLFRGLDIPVTYISGDDAANAELAALGVSMVGLNSRDLLSAERAKAFVTGIHNGAAVRMVANWIAENDTANTVYHVHGWHQILSPAIFKALAPVAGRCVVHAHDFFTACPNGAFFDYQAQEICLRRPLGGGCIATACDKRSYSHKLWRVARGSNILRLLKGQAEFGRIILLHEKMASFLVGAGYRPERLTTIRNPVAPLSISRIEAEANDEFVFIGRLDEEKGIDDAVAATRRAGVRLCVIGDGPLMPRVAASGDHVRAVGWQSHAEIGPIIRKARALLMPSRYPEPFGLVAIEAARSGLPVIMSRSAFLAEEMERAGMALACDTADESAFAETLTRFSQMPAQEVRAMSERAFRLSPDLASTHEEWRDALLAEYQSLISTNAVSEPADGVAIQGVFS
- a CDS encoding Crp/Fnr family transcriptional regulator, encoding MDGVTHASDRRAGIGKPTISASGGIHLGSRIVLDDEFLSCRSSVRRFRRGEVIAGAGVLIDMFARVHSGVVSASTMLPDGREFIVEIIPKSGLIGELEVLRRQTLSLEYRAGSNCELHFFEGRLLRDMYASDASFREKVFSRALARISELELRIISNAASSLQSRLASTLLRLSAVYGKDAVNSGDELIISQNDLAATLPASREKVNQCLRRLREGKIIDGGQGKIRILNRKALEACANGAVLVK
- a CDS encoding glycosyltransferase family 4 protein, with the protein product MTLKAATSLPDARAFLTDAPVMAKRRVTEAGTSKESGQPRVAIVHYWLVSMRGGEKVLEELCRMFPQADIFTLVCNRDRISDFLKTRNIRTSFLQKIPGAQRHYTKMLPLMPFALEQFDLQDYDLVLSSESGPAKGIITRADALHVCYCHSPMRYIWDQFHVYRHGLPWVGRALMSITAPMLRAWDVTTSSRVDVFVANSEYVASRIRRFYDRDSVVIHPPVATEDFAVGKGKGEFYLYAGQLTTYKRPDIAVRACTEAGRKLVVIGEGEQLPYLKSIAGPTVKFLGHQPFNVLRDHLSRCRALLFPGTEDFGILPVEAMASGRPVLAFDAGGARETVSAPQVGFRFAEQTTEALLETMAAFEEVEDDIDPHAIRAHSLKFSSAVFRDRLSGLIEQQLSSHADGSAGVFRRRPG